A DNA window from Arachis duranensis cultivar V14167 chromosome 3, aradu.V14167.gnm2.J7QH, whole genome shotgun sequence contains the following coding sequences:
- the LOC107480139 gene encoding uncharacterized protein LOC107480139, with protein sequence MAFRPTMGQWIALLRGASGAAYSTRSTVPKMKAHAPSADYGYIHKQQHRKTLKGEFVPVYVAIGMIALSTGLGLHTAWQQLRNSPTVRVKKQRRETLPEVVEPEHVAEESDHFFKSSFFRKVAHVQDRSYPDKELIPDSIRRDAYAYKPRIETLKSVGVDPAHT encoded by the exons ATGGCTTTCAGGCCTACG ATGGGTCAATGGATAGCACTGTTAAGAGGAGCAAGCGGGGCTGCATATAGCACAAGGTCAACAGTGCCGAAGATGAAGGCACATGCTCCTTCGGCTGATTATGGATACATCCACAAGCAACAGCATAGGAAGACACTAAAAGGGGAATTCGTTCCGGTGTATGTggcgatagggatgatagcgtTGTCAACAGGGCTAGGCCTGCACACAGCATGGCAGCAGCTGAGGAATTCTCCAACGGTGCGTGTGAAGAAGCAGAGGAGGGAGACACTCCCTGAGGTGGTGGAGCCTGAGCACGTTGCTGAGGAATCTGACCACTTCTTCAAGAGCTCCTTCTTCAGAAAAGTGGCTCACGTGCAGGATCGTAGCTACCCTGATAAGGAACTCATTCCTGATTCTATCCGCAGAGATGCTTATGCTTATAAGCCTCGTATCGAAACTCTCAAGTCTGTTGGTGTTGATCCAGCTCATACATGA
- the LOC107480137 gene encoding pentatricopeptide repeat-containing protein At5g61800 yields MTKPRRNATALAMINQCRNIRQLQQVHAYTITTGALPLNPVTILNNILVSLTNLIPNANTCSDSISSLTYALSLFHSIANPNTFSYNNLIRIHTLLSSPSSALYNFVTLRRLSLAPDFHTFPFAIKACSLLPSSSSISIALSLHSQAFKFGFLADPFSLNALICVYSLHRRVHDAHKLFNESSHRDVVSYNAMVHGFVKIGETTRARELFDEMPERDSVSWGTMIAGYSNAKLCYEAIDLFNEMIGLGISPDNIALVNVLSACAQTGELEQGRIVHDYIIRNGIRIDSYLATGLVDLYAKCGCLENARDAFESCNDKDVFTWNAMLIGLAIHGKGSTLLDYFSRMIAAGVKPDGITFLGVLVGCSHAGLVDEARKLFNDMESVYGVGREHKHYGCMADMLGRAGLLEEAVEMIKGMPSGGDVFAWGGLLGGCRIHGNVEVAKKAAQQIMKIKPEDGGVYSVMANIYAHTEQWDDLAKIRRSFGANRRAKKINGLSSVRLDDVN; encoded by the coding sequence ATGACGAAACCAAGACGGAATGCAACAGCATTAGCCATGATCAACCAATGCAGAAACATAAGACAACTCCAGCAGGTCCACGCCTACACCATCACCACCGGAGCATTGCCCCTAAACCCCGTAACCATCCTCAACAACATCCTCGTCAGCCTCACAAACTTAATCCCCAACGCCAACACTTGTTCCGATTCCATTTCTTCGTTAACCTACGCACTCTCCCTTTTCCACTCCATCGCAAACCCCAACACATTCTCTTACAACAACCTTATCAGAATCCACACCCTCCTCTCCTCCCCTTCCTCCGCCCTCTACAACTTCGTCACCCTCCGCCGCCTCTCCCTCGCCCCTGACTTCCACACATTCCCTTTTGCGATCAAGGCATGTTCCCtcctcccttcttcttcttccatctcCATCGCCCTCTCGCTACACTCCCAGGCCTTCAAATTCGGCTTTCTTGCCGATCCTTTCTCCCTCAACGCCCTCATATGCGTTTACTCCCTCCATCGCCGCGTCCACGATGCCCACAAGCTGTTCAACGAGAGTTCTCACAGGGATGTTGTCTCTTATAATGCCATGGTTCATGGGTTCGTTAAAATTGGTGAGACTACGCGCGCGCGGGAACTGTTCGACGAAATGCCAGAACGAGATTCTGTGTCTTGGGGCACCATGATTGCCGGTTATAGCAACGCGAAGCTGTGTTATGAAGCCATTGATTTGTTTAATGAGATGATTGGATTGGGGATTAGCCCAGATAATATAGCTCTGGTAAATGTTCTCTCAGCTTGTGCTCAAACGGGAGAGTTGGAACAGGGTAGGATAGTGCATGATTACATTATAAGGAATGGGATTCGGATTGATTCGTATCTGGCCACTGGGTTGGTGGACCTGTATGCAAAGTGTGGCTGTCTTGAGAACGCAAGGGATGCGTTCGAGTCATGCAATGATAAAGATGTGTTCACGTGGAATGCCATGCTTATTGGGCTTGCAATTCATGGTAAAGGTTCAACTTTGCTGGATTATTTCTCTAGGATGATTGCTGCAGGAGTTAAGCCAGATGGGATCACCTTCCTGGGTGTTCTGGTGGGGTGCAGCCATGCAGGTCTGGTTGATGAAGCAAGAAAGCTTTTCAATGACATGGAAAGTGTGTATGGGGTTGGTAGAGAGCACAAGCATTATGGGTGCATGGCTGATATGTTGGGGAGAGCAGGGTTGCTTGAAGAGGCTGTTGAGATGATAAAAGGGATGCCAAGTGGTGGAGATGTGTTTGCGTGGGGTGGGTTGCTGGGTGGGTGTAGGATCCATGGAAACGTTGAGGTTGCAAAGAAAGCAGCACAGCAAATCATGAAGATAAAGCCTGAGGATGGCGGGGTTTATTCTGTAATGGCTAATATTTATGCTCATACAGAGCAATGGGATGATTTAGCTAAAATTAGGCGATCATTCGGTGCCAACAGGAGGGCCAAGAAGATTAATGGCCTCAGTTCAGTCAGATTGGATGACGTAAACTAG